The Vespula vulgaris chromosome 2, iyVesVulg1.1, whole genome shotgun sequence genome has a segment encoding these proteins:
- the LOC127061877 gene encoding ubiquitin carboxyl-terminal hydrolase 8-like, translating to MSEALNLPCDTIKKLQKRAYVNYEAKSLNDVFIRLPRMYTKAHENLDSNEIEKDETAFIFLTRWLNTVKWIKNKDEKLYFQKIDSNQIKKTEQLIKTLSEKIVAHYSQNLTKTVFDRKGSIDKMDLDILPSTNEKCKVFSDVTLKFPETPTDDPLNTEIEEFIPCNQLYQIMRKEDPRFLIIDIRPQTDYEMSKINTCKCINIPENEISEGKTASRYEKDLAKDLKSKELFRTRGSRYVDILVLLDWKTKKESLLSSNPLNIFKETLLKWDPATKYKKIVILDGGYNEWLMRYPAYTTNPNVTISETDEVNNDILEDFVLDSYPIWVNNDDENTIKKQSPSKSNFIKDKSIIQDSLDDRQLLNNFETKINSTISSTLSNNNINLSVHSPAGKTTGIYKSVYGESIIRDKNIPSKLLQHNIITKPIIDRSNKPTSVKTSDPNSKEVLRLMRELNESYREMEKLVQKIYDTETSLYNQNIKNKGFKEDSTIHTDLESMKSELNILQKTHNKNEKELNKYKEVGTIQFSNEEQEEKSKLDFNFHKVRQRLKDISGHRKRLHEKSLEKDHKDISIKQNDKDIHMEPLKTDSSISSGLERSHSSPNLMQMRDHKAPEVDRSSKPQISSQYQHTRFNNETNRIQRFNWGSIEEKLTPIHGNVHPGITGLKNLGNSCYMNSIIQCLSNTPKLSTYFIDNLYADDLNRNNENVSQTQVVTNVAEVIKALWTGQYKRISPHCLKVAIGQYKLQFSSYEQQDSHEFLTFLLDWMHSELKKKVKIQAKMTIAEKEWDKAMDSQESIISELFFGQLRSTITCSSCQKDSTTYETFNSLTMSLPHTNRCTLDDCIQRFVTGQKVLGWKCPKCQTPREATKKFDFIKLAPIIVIHLNRFAESGGWLEKRNTTVDFPLKEFNLKPYLITDHDAPMNNARFCTYNLYAMSNHYGTMEGGHYTAYCKNNVQNKWYKFDDQTVTEVSPSQVKSQNNSAYLLFYTSLSNTYI from the exons ATGTCCGAGGCATTAAATTTGCCATgtgatacaataaaaaaattacaaaaacgaGCATATGTCAACTATGAAGCAAAGAGCCTTAATGATGTATTTATTAGGCTTCCTCGGATGTATACGAAAGCTCACGAAAACTTAGATagtaatgaaatagaaaaagatgagaCAGCTTTTATATTCCTCACAAGATGGTTAAACACTGTGAAgtggataaaaaataaagatgaaaaattgtaCTTTCAAAAAATAGATAGTAATCAG ataaaaaagacggagcaattaattaaaacattatcAGAGAAAATAGTAGCACACTATAGTCAAAATTTAACAAAGACAGTTTTTGATAGAAAGGGTTCCATAGATAAAATGGATTTAGATATTCTTCCTTCTACAAATGAAAAGTGTAAAGTATTTTCTGATGTAACATTGAAGTTTCCAGAAACACCAACAGATGATCCATTAAATAcagaaatagaagaatttaTACCTTGTAACCAGTTATATCAAATAATGCGAAAAGAAGATCCAAggtttttaataattgatattagaCCACAAACTGATTATGAAATGTCAAAGATAAATACatgtaaatgtataaacattccagaaaatgaaattagtgAAGG TAAAACAGCAAGTCGTTACGAAAAAGATCTTGCAAAAGACCTAAAATCAAAAGAACTTTTTCGTACTCGTGGATCACGATATGTGGATATACTAGTTTTACTGGATtggaaaacaaagaaagaatcattattatcttctaATCCTCTAAACATATTTAAAGAGACATTATTGAAGTGGGATCCAgctacaaaatataaaaagatagtGATATTGGATGGTGGTTACAATGAATGGTTAATGAGATATCCTGCATATACAACAAATCCTAATGTAACAATTTCTGAAACAGATGAAGTGAATAATGATATTTTGGAAGATTTTGTGTTGGATAGTTATCCTATCTGGgtaaataatgatgatgaaaatACTATTAAGAAACAATCTCCAAGtaaatctaattttataaaagataagagTATCATACAAGATTCTTTGGATGACAGACAATTGCTTAACAATTTTGAAACTAAAATAAACAGCACTATATCTTCAACTTTGTCcaataacaatatcaattTATCAGTACATTCACCAGCTGGAAAAACTACTGGCATTTATAAATCTGTATATGGAGAAAGTATAATTCGAGACAAAAATATTCCTTCCAAATTATTacaacataatataataactaaaCCAATTATTGATAGAAGTAACAAACCCACTTCAGTGAAAACATCTGATCCTAATTCAAAAGAAGTGTTACGTTTGATGAGAGAGTTAAATGAATCTTATAGAGAAATGGAAAAGCTTGTACAAAAGATTTATGATACAGAAACTTCTTTgtataatcaaaatataaaaaataaaggttTTAAGGAGGATTCAACCATACACACAGATTTGGAATCAATGAAATCTGAACTTAACATATTg CAAAAAactcataataaaaatgagaaagagttaaataaatataaggaAGTAGGTACAATACAATTCTCTAATGAggagcaagaagaaaaaagcaagctcgattttaattttcataaagtACGGCAACGTTTGAAAGATATTAGTGGACATAGAAAACGATTACATGA AAAATCTCTAGAAAAAGATCATAAAGATATATCCATAAAACAAAATGACAAGGATATTCATATGGAACCTCTTAAAACTGATAGTTCTATCAGTAGTGGTTTAGAACGTTCACATTCTAGTCCAAATTTAATGCAA ATGAGGGATCATAAGGCACCAGAAGTAGACAGATCTTCTAAACCACAAATTTCTTCACAATACCAACATACTCGTTTCAATAATGAGACTAATAGAATTCAACGTTTTAATTGGGGAagtattgaagaaaaattaactcCTATTCATGGGAATGTA catCCAGGTATAACTGGACTAAAGAATTTAGGCAATTCTTGTTACATGAATAGTATCATACAGTGCCTAAGTAATACACCAAAGTTATCAacatatttcattgataatttatatgctgacgatttaaatagaaataatgagAATGTTTCACAAACTCAAGTTGTAACAAATGTTGCTGAAGTAATAAAAGCACTTTGGACAGGACAGTATAAAAGAATATCTCCACATTGTCTAAAG GTGGCCATTGGACAATATAAACTTCAATTTAGTAGTTATGAGCAGCAGGATTCTCATGAATTTTTGACATTCCTTTTAGATTGGATGCATAGTGAACTTAAAAag AAAGTTAAAATACAAGCTAAAATGACTATTGCTGAAAAAGAATGGGATAAGGCTATGGACTCTCAAGAATCAATTAtttctgaattattttttgGACAATTAAGATCAACCATTACTTGTAGTTCATGTCAAAAAGATAGCACAACATATGAGACTTTTAATAGTTTGACTATGTCATTGCCACATACAAATAGATGTACACTGGAT GATTGTATACAAAGATTTGTAACTGGACAAAAAGTACTTGGATGGAAATGTCCTAAATGTCAAACGCCACGTGaagcaacaaaaaaatttgacTTCATAAAACTTGCACCTATCATTGTGATACATCTAAATCGTTTTGCGGAGAGTGGTGGATGgcttgagaaaagaaatactacGGTTGACTTTCctttaaaagaatttaatttaaaaccaTATCTTATCACAGATCATGATGCACCTATGAACAATGCACGTTTTTGtacttataatttatatgctATGTCTAATCATTATGGAACAATGGAAGGTGGTCACTATACTGCATATTGCAAAAACAATGTTCAAAATAA atggtataaattcgatgatCAAACTGTGACAGAAGTATCACCAAGTCAAGTCAAATCTCAGAATAATAGTGcctatttacttttttatacatctttatcaaatacatatatttag
- the LOC127061875 gene encoding DNA repair protein RAD50, with translation MSRIRQLSICGVRNFDEQDQPRIRFTRPLTLILGPNGTGKTTLIESLKFATTGDFPPGSDRGKAFIHDKHTSGSRVVKGFVKAEFVNANGCSYTICRTIECLHSGTMSRFKTVDSTLSRREKGTTKAISVTNRCIDINAEVISAMGVSKSILNYVIFCHQEEFSWPLDDGKKLKEKFDEIFESVRFNKALENFLKCIKNMEQGLRVFKVQKDALKNVVSEVEDKEKKRQNARDRLEDTTNEITTINEELEPIMEKIREIEKMDAQHKTLVAEKDKKQLEYDINKQQIESLQENIQVFEGSITELTNQLEQYDSNLLKKASEITEVEKKLQQIASSEVKIINIITEKRISVGTLKQKMQDQEKKIVNRNKTLNNMLSKWNMETLVDKNTSDIEIAALVKNLDSKIENLKHEAEVKRQKRHEKEEELQKEIDVLRSERSKIESEMNIKDNEVTETRNQINRIRTEITEIGVAANKLCSVEAKLIDMNKKIDDLSESCDVNNVKEQINEETITRDALEVKITSIDAEIEVLHKHAALQAEMALHKTTMQTKEEEVQCFKKEHEDTIKMLLESDTLPHTKLKDKLDPVQQKLMDRIKTTTRDIQVEQQNLVTIKTTLKYNEEELQKKQSELQSNKQKISSICDYKDFDEVLLLQSKKVKDLQDKRGMYAYQSTAYKEYMKQFKKQDPCCPLCHRNFDESYNMDALIKEMEDDIENQPEILKRCEADLKMQQNKYDTMLQLKPIIEKISQLEDVEIPKLEGNLVNTKEQLTKQQASIQEKEKLKAIPEDILNKSKNLFENIMLWDRLIDEMDNLKEKILNIEDLMAKIGANSTVTVSEAQAHRDSLKTSLKKSRDQIEHLQTKLNTFNEKLQHAREERNILFEEQLRIQSDMQRLKELRDKQTELYSRQVTLIESVQKLQDRFSSEDSKLETAVCQLDLLKKENWIKEEDDRKTVTEKGRQLFELNKIQNEVNTFDRCNVLDALTNLEHDIKTYEQKIIENNAEKNELQTTIKDLKDDISHQETHKRNLIDNLKLRKLQLTAQDLEQQCQNLNEKLENMNYKRMMEKWQKYKNHEESLLRKKNVAKGKQEELERILLQYTEELKKENYRFARKNYMDKCIELTIQNEAVSDLKKYCKVLDAAMMKYHKERMATVNKIIKKLWKAIYIGNDTSSIEIRTNDTAGTASGRRSYNYKLVQIKNGREMDMRGRCSAGQKVLASIIIRLALAETFCKDCGVLALDEPTTNLDEENMNSLADALNMIIKMRSRYQKNFQLIVISHDEKFLVKLAQLNNSVGYHELYRKENGLSSIRFRTMGTDPFHEPDPKEELLLSDVEEDGRNDNSQQIQSKKRTHDNGKKDDDNHNRPAKKRFVCNF, from the exons ATGTCTCGAATACGTCAATTGTCAATTTGTGGTGTTCGGAATTTTGATGAACAAGATCAACCGAGAATACGTTTTACACGTCCTTTAACGCTTATTCTTGGACCAAATGGTACTGGGAAAACAACTTTGAttgaatcattaaaatttgCCACAACCGGTGACTTTCCACCAGGTTCTGATAGAGGAAAAGCATTTATTCATGATAAACATACTTCAGGCTCTCGTGTA gTAAAAGGCTTCGTTAAAGCTGAATTTGTAAATGCTAATGGATGTAGTTACACGATTTGTAGAACAATCGAATGTTTACATTCAGGAACAATGTCAAGATTCAAAACTGTAGACAGTACGTTAAGTAGGAGAGAAAAGGGTACAACCAAA gCAATATCAGTTACAAATCgatgtatagatataaatgCAGAAGTAATATCAGCAATGGGTGTTTCCAAATCAATCTTAAATTATGTGATATTTTGTCATCAAGAAGAATTTAGTTGGCCTTTAGAtgatggaaaaaaattaaaagaaaagtttgatGAGATCTTTGAAAGTGTTAGATTTAACAAGGCcctagaaaattttttaaagtgtattaaaaatatggaaCAGGGTTTACGTGTTTTTAAAGTACAAAAAGATGCATTGAAAAATGTTGTTAGTGAAGtagaagacaaagagaaaaaacgtcAAAATGCAAGGGACAGATTAGAAGATActacaaatgaaataacaaCAATCAATGAGGAACTTGAACCTATAATGGAAAAAATtcgtgaaattgaaaaaatggaTGCACAGCATAAAACTTTAGTAGCTGAAAAAG ataagaAGCAATTAGAATATGATATCAACAAACAACAAATTGAATCCttacaagaaaatatacagGTTTTTGAAGGAAGCATAACTGAATTAACTAACCAATTAGAACAATATGAtagtaatttattaaagaaagcTTCTGAAATAACAGAg gtagaaaaaaagttacaaCAAATTGCATCGAGTGAGGtcaagataataaatataataacagaaaaaagaatttctgtTGGTACATTAAAGCAAAAAATGCAagatcaagagaaaaaaattgttaatcgtaataaaacgCTCAATAATATGTTATCTAAATGGAATATGGAAACACTAGTTGATAAAAATACATCTGATATTG aaaTAGCAGCCCTTGTTAAAAACCTTGATAGTAAGATAGAAAATCTTAAGCATGAAGCAGAAGTAAAAAGGCAGAAACGAcatgaaaaagaggaagaactCCAGAAAGAGATTGATGTACTACGTTCTGAACGTTCAAAGATAGAATcagaaatgaatattaaagataatgaAGTTACTGAAAcaagaaatcaaataaatagaattcGAACTGAAATTACTGAG ATCGGAGTTGCTGCTAATAAATTATGTTCTGTAGAAGCAAAACTTAtagatatgaataaaaaaattgacgaTTTATCCGAATCTTGTGATGTTAATAATGTAAAAGAGCAAATAAATGAGGAAACTATTACAAGAGATGCACTGGAGGTAAAAATAACTTCTATTGATGCAGAGATAGAAGTTTTACATAAACATGCTGCATTGCAAGCTGAGATGGCATTACATAAGACAACAATgcaaacaaaagaagaagaagtacaaTGTTTTAAAAAGGAACATGAAGATACAATTAAAATGTTGCTTGAAAGTGACACATTACCTCATACCAAGCTAAAAGATAAATTGGATCCAGTACAACAAAAATTA aTGGATCGTATAAAAACAACGACTCGTGATATACAAGTAGAACAACAAAACTTAGTAACTATAAAAACGACATTGAaatataacgaagaagaacTTCAAAAGAAACAATCAGAGTTACAGt ctaataaacagaaaatatCTTCTATTTGTGATTATAAAGATTTTGATGAAGtgttattattacaatcaaaaaaagtaaaagatttGCAAGATAAAAGAGGAATGTATGCATATCAAAGTACTGCTTATAAAGAGTACATGAAGCAATTCAAAAAACAAGATCCTTGTTGTCCTTTGTGCCATAGAAATTTTGATGAGTCATATAATATGGATgctttaataaaagaaatggaagatgaCATCGAAAATCAACCCGAAATTCTTAAACGTTGCGAAGCTGACTTGAAAAtgcaacaaaataaatatgatactATGTTACAATTAAAACCAATTATAGAAAAGATAAGTCAATTGGAAGATGTTGAAATACCTAAATTAGA aGGGAATTTAGTAAATACAAAAGAACAATTGACAAAGCAACAAGCAAgtatacaagaaaaagaaaagttaaaagcTATTCCTGAAGATATTTTGAATAAGtccaaaaatttatttgaaaatattatgctTTGGGACCGATTAATAGATGAGATGGATAATCTTAAGGAAAAAATACTTAATATCGAAGATCTAATGGCTAAAATAG GAGCTAATAGCACTGTAACTGTCTCTGAGGCACAAGCTCATCGAGATTCATTAAAAACTTCTTTAAAGAAATCTCGCGATCAAATAGAGCATTTACagacaaaattaaatacattcaatgaaaaattgcAACATGCtcgggaagaaagaaacattttatttgaaGAACAATTAAGAATACAATCGGATATgcaaagattaaaagaattgCGAGATAAACAAACGGAATTATACTCACGGCAAGTAACATTGATAGAATCAGTGCAAAAATTACAAGATAGATTTTCATCCGAAGACAGCAAGTTAGAAACAGCTGTTTGTCAACTGGATCTATTAaaa aaagaaaattggataAAGGAAGAGGATGACAGAAAAACAGtaacagaaaaaggaagacaATTATTTGAGTTGAATAAAATTCAGAATGAAGTTAATACTTTCGATCGATGTAATGTTCTTGATGCTTTAACGAATTTAGAACATGATATAAAAACttatgaacaaaaaattattgaaaataatgctGAGAAAAATGAATTGCAAACAACGATTAAAGATCTAAAGGATGATATCAGTCATCAAGAAACtcataaaagaaatttgattGATAATCTTAAATTACGGAAACTTCAATTAACTGCACAGGATTTAGAGCAACAATGTCAAAATTTAAATGAGAAGctcgaaaatatgaattacaaACGAATGATGGAAAAGTGGCAAAAGTACAAAAATCATGAAGAAAGTTTGTTACGAAAG aaaaatgtagCAAAGGGAAAGCAAGAAGAATTAGAAAGGATATTGTTGCAATATACTGAAGAACTTAAAAAGGAGAATTATAGATTTGCTCGTAAAAATTACATGGATAAATGTATCGAATTAACG atacaAAACGAAGCAGTgtcagatttaaaaaaatactgCAAGGTATTAGATGCTGCAATGATGAAATATCATAAAGAACGTATGGCGAcggtaaataaaataattaaaaaactttgGAAAGCCATATATATCGGGAATGATACATCTTCTATAGAAATCCGTACAAATGATACTGCAGGTACAGCGTCTGGGCGCAgatcttataattataaattagtcCAGATAAAGAATGGAAGGGAAATGGATATGCGAGGACGTTGCAGTGCAGgtcaaaaa GTTTTAGCATCAATTATCATAAGACTTGCATTAGCTGAAACTTTTTGCAAAGATTGTGGAGTTCTTGCTCTTGATGAGCCAACTACAAATTTAGATGAAGAAAACATGAACAGTTTAGCGGATGCTctcaatat gattataaaaatgagatCACGATATCAAAAGAATTTCCAACTGATCGTGATTAGTCATGATGAGAAATTTTTAGTAAAACTTGCTCAGCTAAATAATAGCGTTGGCTATCATGAACTTTATCGTAAGGAAAA tggTCTATCATCAATTCGATTTCGTACAATGGGAACAGATCCCTTCCACGAACCAGATCCTAAAGAAGAACTTTTATTATCTGATGTGGAGGAAGATGGAAGGAATGATAACTCCCAACAAATACAgtcgaaaaaaagaactcaCGATAATGGCAAAAAGGATGATGATAATCACAATAGACCAGCAAAGAAACGatttgtttgtaatttttaa